The DNA window CCCGGCCGAGCACCGCCTGCGCCTGCCGATGCGCCCGGACAATCGCAGCCTGAATCTGTCCAATTCGGTCGCGGTGGTGGTGTTCGAGGCCTGGCGCCAACACGGCTTCGACGGCGGCGCCTGAGCGCCGCGCAGGAACAGGCGAAAAAGGCTCCCCCGGGCGTCGGATCGCGCCGGGGGAGCAAGTCCACTCAGGGAGAGGTCGCCGGGGCGCGCGCCGCACCGCGCGTAGCCCAGGCCAAGCCGAACGCGCCGAGCAGACCGACCGCGCAGAACGTCGCCCACGGCAGCCACGGCAGGCGCAACGCCGCGGCCAGGTCGATCAGGCCGCCGCCGGCGAGACTGCCGAGCCCGCCGCCGACCGCCAGGCTCAGCGAACTCACGCCGAGGAAGGTGCCGAGCGCACGCGGATCGGCCAGGTCGGCGATCAGGGTCTGCTGGCTGGGCCGGGTCAGCACCGCACCGATCGCGAACGCGGCCACGCAGGCCAGGAATGCGGCAAAACTCCCGACCAGAGCGAACGCGCCGATCGCCAGCGCCATCAGCGCCGTGCCCAGCACCAGCATCTGCGCGCTGCTCAACCAGCGTTGCAACCAGCGCACCAGCGCGTACTGCAGCGCCAGGGTCAGGCCGGCGCTGAGCGCGAACATGATGCCGACGCTGTCGGTGTCGCCGGTCAGCCGCTGCGCGAGCAGCGGCAGGCTCAGATTGATCTGCACCGCGACGAACCAGTACAGCATCAGCAGCCCGACCAGGACCAGGAAAGGCCGGTTGCGCCGCACCCGCTGCAGACCGTCGCGCAGCGGCGGCGGCCGCGCCGGCGGCGGCACTTTCGGCAACCAGCGCACGGCGATGACGAAATTGGCGGCGAAGCAGGCCGCGGCCCCGAGGCAGACCAGGGCGAAGTCATAGCGCAGCAAGGCCACGCCGAGCAGCGGCCCGAGCGTGGTCGCCGCGCCGCCGATCCAGTTGCTGAGCGCGTAATAGCGCGGCCGGCTGCGCTCGTCGGTGAGCGCCGCGATCGAGGCCTGGTAAGGCGCTTCGAACATGGCCCCGCCGAGCGCAGCCAGCAGCATCGCCAGCAACAGCCAGCGCAGTTCGGTCGCGTAAGCCAGGCTGGCGAAGCCCAGCGCACGCAGCAGCACGCCGAGGCAGATCATGCGCCGCGCCCCGTAGCGGTCGGCGAGCAGGCCGCCGAGCAGGGCCAGGCCCTGCTGGGCGACCTGGCGCAGCGCCAGCGCGCCGCCGACCGCGGCCGCGGCCAGGCCGAGGCGATCGACGAAATGCACCGCGACCAACGGCATGAGCATGGCGAAGCCGGTCACCATGAAGAAGGTGTAGAGCAGCAGACCGTTGAGGCCGCGCCGGCGTTCGGCTTCGCTGGCCGGCGCCGGCACAAGGGCAGCATCGAGCGCGCTCACCGCCGCGCCTCAGGCCGCGCGCGCGTCACCGCGGCCAATGCCGGCGGCGCGGTAGAGATGGATCGGGGTCGGATCGGCGCTGAACTGCGAAAACGGAAACGGTTCGGCCGACACCGCGGCGACGCCGTGGCCGAGAAAGCGCGGCACGATCGCGCTGCCGGTCTGGGCGTAGACCACCAGCGGCACGCCGCGCGCGCGCAGCGTGGCCAGGATCTCGTCGAAGGACCCGTTGCTGAGCGTCATCCCGGTGGCGATGACCAGATCGGCCGCGGCCAGCACCGGACGCATGTCGCGCGCGACCTCGGTGCCGTCGGCGGTGAACTCGAGATTGAAGTCGCAGGGCAGGCACACGCCGCCGTGCGAGCGGATCGCCTCGACCAGGGGATTGACCACGCCGATCAGGCCGACCCGCATGCCGGGCGCGATCCGCAGCAGGCTGGCGATCGCCGCGTCGCGCGCCTGCGCGCGCTGCAGCGGCGTGCCGTGCGGCAGCAAACGCGGCTCGGCCCCGGCCTGTTCGCGATGCGGCCGGACCAGCGCCAGATAGGCGTCGAGCGCGGCGATCCGCACCGGCGTGCGCGGATCGCGCAGCAACTCGGCGAGCGCGCGGCCGGACAGCTCCTCGGCCGCCGACGGGTCGAGCTGGTCGCGTTCGACGCAGCAGCCGCCGAACGCGGACTCGACCCGCAGCACCAGGTAGTGATTGCGGTACTTGGTGTCGGTGCCGGGGAACTGGGTGCTCTGGCGCACCCAGAACGCGCCGACCGCGTGCAGGCCGGCCGGGTCCGGGCCGTAGTCGCCGCGCAGCACGGCCTGGGTGAGGTCGGCGACGCTGGCCGGGGCAACAAGGGTTTCGAAGGTCATGGCAGTCGCTCAGGCAGCCGGGTCGGCGTAGGTCAGGGCCAGGCGCGACAGCGCGCGCTCGGCGTAGGCGCGGGCCTGCAGGCCGTCGCGGTCGCTGGCGATCACGTGGCCGAGGTAGCAGGCGTTGTCGATCGGCGCGGAGACGTCGCTGCCGGCGACCGCGGCCAAGCTCCAGCGCTCGACGTGAGGATCGGCGTCGAGGCCGGCGGAGCCGTCCAGGGCCGCGACCTTGCCGGCGCGCGGCGGCACCAGGAACTTGATCGCCGCGCTGGCCACGCCGGTGTCGCGCCGTCGCAGGTCGGGCTCGCGGCCCAGGGCCAGCTCGATCTGCGCATCGAGCAGGTCGATGCCGGTCACGCGCTGGATCAGTTCGGCGATGTAATTGCCGCCGGGGCGCGGATTGATCTCGACGATGCGCGGCCCCTGCGCGGTCAGTTTGACCTCGGTGTGGCTGAGGCCGTGGTCGTGGCCGACCGCGGACAGCGCGCCGCGCACCAGGTCTTCCACCGCGCGCGCCTGCACGGGATCGAGCCGGGCCGGGAACATATGCCCGTCCTCGACGAAATAGGGAAAGCCGGTCAGGCTCTTGTCGGTGATGCCGATCACCGTGGTCGCGCCGCGATAGGTGCAGGCCTCGACGCTGACCTCCTCGCCGTGCAGGTACTCCTCCAGCAGCAGCAGGGGCACCCGCGCCTGATCGCGGAAGTTGCGCGGGAACTGCTCCAGCGCGTCGAACGCCGCGCACAACTCTTCCTCGTCGCGAACCAAGCGGACGAAGGCGCTGGAGGCCAGGTCGGTCGGCTTGAGGATCAGCGGGTAGCCGATGCGCTGCGCCTCGCGCCGGCACTCGTCCCAGGACGCGGTGACGGCGAACTTCGGGTTCGGCAGCCCGGCGCGCTCGATCGCCTCGCGCACCCGGTCTTTGCGCCGCTCGTCGACCACGTTGGCCGAGAACGCCTGCGGCAGGTCCAGCGCCTGCGCCACCTGGGCCACGGTGTCGATGTAGTAGTCGCAGATGGTGACCACGCCGTCGAAGTTCAGGATCGCGTGCTGGGCGCGCAGGAACTCGATCAGCGCCGGCACGTCGTTGGTCTCGGCGCTGAGCACGTGTTCGGCGTGCTCGATCACCGGGTGGATCTCGCACGTGCGCGTATCGCGGTAGTGGTCGCGGTTGCGGGTGACGAAGGTGTAGCGGTGGCCGAGCCGGGCGATCGCCGGCGGAAAGATCCGCCCGGTGCCGCCGACCCAGCTTTCGATCATCAACAGGTGCGCCATCGCAGTCTCCTGAGGGCGAGGGGGTGGGTTGCGTATCAGTGCGCCAGCGCCGGCTCGGCCGTCGCCGGCGCGACACAGCCGGAAGCAGCGGGCTCGAATCGGGCCGGGTCGAAATCGGCGCGTCCCCAGGCCATCGCCGACCACGGCAGTTGCAGCTGCTGCAGCGACTCGATCGCAACCGGCGCCAGCGCATCCGGGTCGAGCGCACGCTCGTACTCGGCGAACACGCCCTCGACGTAGCGGTGGCCGGTATCGGCGGCGAGGAACACCACGTTGCGCTGCGGATCGCGCCGCGCCTCGCGGCGCGCGACCAGGTAGCAGCAGCCGCTGGACAGACCGGCGAACACCGCGTGCTCGCGCAGCAGCGCCACCGCGCCGGACAGGCCGTAGTCGAACGAAACCCAATGCACCTGGTCGTACAGGGCATGGCGTACGTTGCGGAACGGGATCGAACTGCCGATGCCGGCGATGATGATGCCGGGGTCTTCGAGGTGCTGGCAGCCAAAGGTCATGCTGCCGAACGGCTGCACGCCGATCAGTTGCACGCCCGGCTCGGCGGCGCGCAACGCGCGCGCCAGCCCGCCGGTGGAACAGCCCGAGCCGACCCCGCCGACCACGCTCAGCGGCGCGCAGTCCAGGCCGGCGACGATCTGCGCTGCGACCGGCGCGTAGCCGTCGTAGTGGATGTCGTCGTGGTATTGCTGCATCCAGTGCAGGTTGGGATCGGCGGCGAGCAGTTCGCGAATCCGCGCCACGCGCAGGCTCTGGTCCAGCTTCAGGGTCGGCTGCGGCTCGACCTGCTCGACCGTGGCGCCGAGGATGCGCAGCTGCAGCATCAGGGCGCGGTCGACGGTCTTGGAGCCGACGATATGGCACTTGAGCCCGAACTTGTGGCAGGCCAAGGCCAGGGCATAGGCGTAAATGCCGCTGGAACTGTCGATCAACGTCGCCTCCGGACCGATCCGTCCGCTGTCGAGCAGGCCCTGCACCGCCGCCAGGGTCGAATAGACCTTCATGGTCTCGAAGCGGGCGACGTAGAGATTGCGTTCCAGCCGGATCAGGTCCGGCGCCTTGATCGCATCGGCGATGTGCGCATGCGGGCTCATCGGACCCCCGTTTCGATGAAGCGGCAGGCGTGGCCGAGACCACGGAAGAACGAGGACAACGCCCCCATGCGCAGCGCATCGGGCCGCAGCGCGTACAGGTAGCCGATCAGGCTGCCGGTGTGCGCGACCAGCACGCCGTCGGCGCCGAACTCGCGCCGGCGTTCGAGCAGTTCTTGCAGATGCCGTTTGGGAGTGACGCCTTGGGCGAGTTCGGCGCTGCGCGTGGCGCAGGCGCAGATCGCGGCGACGTCGTGGGCGGCGAACGCATCCAGCGCCCGGCGCAGGTTCGCCCGATAGGCCGGCAACTGCCGCCGGTAGTGGCTCAGCAGGGGCGCGGCCAGCTTTTCGGTTTCGACCGTGCCGCCCTCGTCGATGTAGCAGGCGTGCAGGCGCAGCGGCGCGTCGAAGGTCTGCAGCACCTGCTGGCGGCCGCTGAGGTACAGCGCATGGCTGTCCAGAAACACGCTGTCGGAGCGCTCGATGCCGCGCAGCAGGGCCGAGATCGCCGGTGCCGGCGTGTCCAGGCCGAAGATCCGGTCCAGGCAGCGGATGGTGGCGACGATGTCGGCGGTCGAACTGGCCATGCCCTTGCCCAGCGGCAGTTCCGAGTCGTGGCTCCAGCGTCCGTGCGGCAAGCGTCGCCGGTGCCGATGCAGGTACAGCTCGATCGCGCGCCGGCATTTGTCCTTGCCGGCCAGGTCGGCGTCGATGTCGCCGTCCTCGCCGGGCGCGAAATGGATCCAGCTGTAGCGCCGCACCGGCAGCGAAATGATGCCGATCTGCAGTTCGCCCTCGTGTTCGCACGGGCCTTGCAACAACTCGCCCAGCGTGCCGTGGCAGACCCCGCTGTGTATCGTCCGCAGCGGCGGCACGTCCCCCTGCCCCCTCGCCGCCGCCTCGGCCGCATCGCGGCCGCCCGCACTCCGTGTCGCCGTTCGCTCCTGCCGCAGCATCGCCGCGTCTCCCGTCAGAAGGTTCAACCGCCGAAATCGACCGTCAGTTGCGCGCTGAAGCGGCGACCGTCGGTCAAGCCGAAACTGTTGTGGCCGTAGATGTTCCAGGTGTAGGTGTCGGCGACGTTGGCGACCAGCACGCGCAGGCTGGCCGGCGCCTCGCCGAGGCGGAAGCGGTAGCGCGCGCCGAGATCGACCAGGGTGTAGGCCGGCACCCGGTTGACGCCGTCGCGAGAAGCCACGCGCTCGCCGTAATGGCTCATCGCCAGATCGAACGACAGGCCGGGCCGCCACGCCGGGCGATACTCCAGGTCGGTGCGCAGCAGGCGTTCGGCCTGGCCGATCGGACGCTCGCCCACCCGGCCCAGCCGCACCGCTTCGCCGCCGACCCGCGGCCGCATCAGCACCGCGCCGGCGACCAGGCTCCAACGGTCCGACGGCCGCCCGCTCAGGCTCAGTTCGACGCCGCGATGGCGAACTTCGCCGATCGCGCCGAACACGTTGCGCTCGTCGGTGGTGAAGTACGGCTTGCGCACGTCGAAGGCGCCGGCGACCAGGCTCAGGCCGTCGCCGAATTTCCAGCGCAGGCCGGCGTCGCTCTGGCGGGTGCGGATCGCCTGCAACGCCTGGTTGCGGTTGGCCGCATCGTCCGGCGCGATGCCGCTCTCTTCCAGGCCGCGGGTATGGCCGGCGTACAACGCCAGGGCCGGACTCAGGTACAGCGCCGCGCTGGCGCTCGGCAGCCAGGGATCGTCGCGGCTGGCGGTGCGCGGCAGGCCGGGCTGGTCGACCGTTTTTTCGTAATGGCTGCGCTGCAGGCCCAGATTGAGTTCGCCGACCTCGCGCCAACGGCCCTCGTAGGCCAGGCCCGCGGTCCACTGCCGCACCCGGTCGTGGCTGCGCGGACCGAACGCGAACGCCGACGGCCTCGGCACCGGCCGCGCCTCGCCGAGCGCGCGTTCGCCCAGGTCCAGCGCCGGCGCCGAACCGCCGTATTCGTTGTGCAGACGGCGCGCGCGTACCGCCGCATGCAGCACGTGCAGACGCGGCCCCTCGGCGAAGCTGCGGCTCAGGCGCAACTCGCCGCTGCTGCTGGCGTAGCGCTGGCGCGGATCGGCGATCACCTTTTCGCGCGTGCGGCCGTCGGGCGTGGTGCCGGCGAACAGTTCGGCGAACCCGCTGGGCTGATGGTTGATCGAACGGAATACGCCGCCGGACAGCGCCCAGTCGCGGCCGAAGCGGGCCTTGCCGAGTACGCCGTAATTGCGGCTGTCGTACTCGTTGTCCGACCAGCTCTGGCCGAAATGGCGACGGCGCTCGATCCGCGGCGGAAGGTGATTGGCGGAGGTCAGGATGGTCGGCGCCACCTCTTCGTCGCGGCCACGCGAGATACTCCAGAACGGCAGGATCTCGACGTTCTCGCTCGGCCGCCAGCGCGGCACCAGGCCGGCACGCAGATAGCGCGCGTCGGCGCCGTCGTAGTACTCCTCGCGCGCTACCGCGATCCCGGCGGCCAGGCCCAACGTGCCCGGCACGATCGGCAAGCGCGCATCCAGCTCCAGCGCCGGCGCGGCGTAGGCGTTGAGCGCGCCCAGCACGCTGACCACGCGTTCGTCGCCGGCCTTCTTCAGCCGGTAGTCGACGATCCCGGTCGGGGCCGGAAACGGGTAGCTCAGCGCCGACAGGCCGACCCGGATGCTCGAGCCCTCGACCAGCGCCGGCGGAACCGTGCCCTGGCGGTCGAAGTACACCCCGTCCATGCGCACGTTGCCGGCATCGACCGGCGAAAAGCCGCGCACCTGCTTGCTGCTGTACAGGCCGATGCTCTCGTTGCCGAGAGTCGCGCCGAAGGCGTCCTCGGCCGCGGTCACGGCATTGTCGCCGGCGCGTTGCGCGGCGGCTTCGCCGCTGCAGGCGAGCAGGCCGCAGCCCAGGGTCCAACTCCATACTCGCAGGCTCATGCTCACAACTCCGTGGGCCAGTCGCGCAGGCGACGCCAGGCCAATGCGATACCGATGCCGCTCAGCGCCCACAGCCACAGCGCGAACGGCCACGCCATCGCCGCGCGCTGGGCGCCGCTGCGTTCGCCGCCGTGCCAGGCCGGAATGTCGTCGTACTCGGCGAAGTTCAGTCGTCCGTAGGTGCCGTCGGCCGACGCCGCGCCGATCCGGCGCTGGATGCGCGGATAGAACCAGTCGCGCAGGCGCTGCTGATAGACGCGCACCTGCGCTTCGAAGGCGCGATGGCGCTGCGCATCGGTGCCGGCCAACCTTGCCAATGCCTCCTGCAAGCCCAACGTCGGCGACAGATAGCCGGCCACGACCGACACGCGTTCGCGCCCGTCCCGCGCCCGTTCGCGCTGTCGTTGCAACGGCGCCAGCCGCCGTTCCAGCTCCGGCGCCAGGAAGCTCAGGCGTGTCGCGTAGTCCAGGCCGGCCGCGCGCTCGGCGGCGTCGACGCGTCCGTTGCGGCGCAGTTGCGCGGCGACGATCCGGTCGCGCTGCGCCGCGATGGCGTCGTTGTGGCGGCGTTGCGCATCGACATAGGCCACGGCCGACGGCGCCGGCCACGCGCGTTCGGCGGCCGCACTGCCGAGCATCGGCACGCCGACCGCGAGCAGGGCCCAGAGCGCGGCCAGGGTCGCGATCGCCCCGGCCGCGTTCGGCCAGGCTGCCGCCACCACGCCGCCCAACGCCACCCAGAACGCCACGTAGGCCAGCAGCAGGACCGCTGCGGCGGCCAATTCGCGCCAGGCCGCGCCCGCCTCCACGCCGGCTGCGGCCAGGGCAGCCGCAGTCAACGCCAGGACTGCCGGCGCCAGCCACAGATAGATCGCGGCGATGCGCGCGCCGAGCCACACGCGGGCGGAGACGCGCTGCGCGGCGATCAGGCGCAGCATGCCGTGATCGCGCTCGAAGGTCGCCAGCAGGCCGACCAGCAGGATGGCCGTGATCGGCAGCAACTGGGCCAGGACGAAACCGAGGTCGAAGCGGCCCAGCGCCAGTCCACGCGGGTTTTCGAAGTCGTAGGCCGGTTCGATCCCGAACGGGGTTTCCAGTTTGACCGGCAGCCGGCTCGGCAACAGATCGCTGGCGCCGACCGCGAGCGGCGACAACGGCAGATGCGGTTTGTCGGCGTGCACGCGGAGGAAATAGCGGCTGAAGCCGGCGATGTCGGTCGGATCTTGCCAATACGGCACCCGCTCCGCGGCGGGCTCGGCATAGCGCCGCGCACGCTCGCGGATCTGCGCCGCCCAGGCCGCGTCGCTGGCGCGACTGCGTTCGATCGCCGCGTCCTGAGCGTGGTGCAGCGCGGCGCCGTTGTGCGCGCCCCACAGCATCGCCGCGCCGAGCAAGGCCAACAGCGTCCACAACAGGCGGCTGCGACCGAGCTGACGCAGTTCCCAGCGCAGCAGATGGGCGAAGTTCACCGGTGCGGCGTCGCTCGCCGCGGTCGTCGGCAGCGCGCTCATGGCCGCAACCTGCGCGCGGCGCGCGCCAGGGCCCAGCACGCCAGCGCCACCCATACCGCCAGCGCCCACAGGGCCCAACCGGCGGCGCCGCCGGCCTGGATCAGGCTGGGCGAACGGTGAACGAATTCGGGAATCTGCGCCCACAGCCGCGCATCGCCGCCGGGCTTGGCGCTGTCGCCGTTCGGCTGACGCATGACTTCCCGGTTCATGCGGTTGACCAGCTCGCGCCGGTAGTGCTCGGCGCCGTCGACGAAGCGGCGGTGATGATGGAAATCGCTGCCGGCCAGCCAGGGCGACAGCGTCTGCATCGCCGCGCTCGGCGACAACAGGCCGACCGCAGCGAACGCCTGGTCTTGCGCTTCGACCCGATCGTAGAAATTGCCCAGCACGCGATCGAAGGCCGCGTGCGAATGCCGTTCGCTGAGATCGAGCTCGGCGCCGCGCAGGTTCACCGGCAAAGCCTCGGCGCGGTCGGCGCCGTAGCGTGCGAGCAGTTCGGCGCGACGCTGCTGCGCCTGCTCGGCGGTCCAGTAGGCCGGCGCTTCGTCCTGCAACTGCTGCTTCACCGACTGCGTCGCCGGCAACGGCCGGGCCTGCTCGACCGCGCTGCTGGCCCAGCGCGGCAGGGCCAAGGCGAGCAGAATCCACAGCCCGAACAACAGCGCCAGGGCGCCGCGCACGCTGCCGGCGAGCAGCGACGCGGCCACCCCGAGCGCGCTGAGGAGCCCCAAATACGCGCTCATCGCCGTCGCCCACAACGCCAGGCGCAGCAATGCGTCGGCGTCCCAACCGACGACGACCCAAAGGGCGACCGTCGCCGCCAGCGTCACCGGCACGACCAGGACCAGGCTCAGGATCGACCAGATCGCCAAGCCCTTGGCGATCACGATCGTGCGCGGCCGCAACGCCGCGCCCAGCGCCAAGCGCAAGGTGCCGCGCTCGCGGTCCATCGCCACCGCCGTGAAGGCGAGCAGGAAAGCGATCAGCGGCGCCAGTCCGATCAGCAGGCCGGCCGGGCTGGTCAGGCCGGCGCGCTGCAAGGCCGAGGCCTCGCCCTGCGGCCGGTATAGCAGATCGTTCTGCACGTGCGCTTCCAGCCACACGGTCTGGCCGACGAAGGGCTCCACGCCCGGGTCCAGGGCGGCCAGCAGCGGCGTCGGCTTGAACGCGAAGATGCTGTAGTGCGCGGCCGAATGCGGGTCCTTCTCGCCTTGGCCCAGCCAGCGTGCGCGTTCGGCCGCGGCGACCTCGCGCTTGGCCGCATTGGCGTCGATCACCTGGCCGAGGTTGACCGCGAACGCGATCAGCACCAGCGCCGCCAAACACCACAACGCCCGCCAGGCGCGCCGGTCGCGCCGCAGCAGCAGGCCTTCGTAGGCGGTCAGCGCGGCGATCATGCGCCGAACTCCGGCTCGGCCGAGGCCAGCGCGTGCAGGTACAAGGCCTCGATCTGCGCCGGCGACAACTCGGCGGTGGCGCGCTCGGTCAACAAGCGGCCGCCGCGCAGGATGCCGAGCCGGTCGGCGACGTCCTTGACCCGGTACAGATCGTGGGTCGCCATCAACACCGCCAGGCCGCGCCGCACCGCGGCGCGCACGCCGAGCGAGAGATCGTTGGCGGCGCTGGCGTCCAGGCCCGAGGTCGGCTCGTCGAGCAACAGCAGCTGCGCGTTTTTGGCCAGTGCGATCGCCAGCCCGACCTTCTGCCGCATGCCCTTGGAGAACCCGGCGGCGGGACGCTCGTGCGCTTCGGACTGCAAGCCGGCGTCGGCGAGCAGGGCGCGCGCCTGCGCCGGATCGAGCCGGCGACCGCCGAGCAAGGCGAAGTAGCTCAGGTTTTCGATCGCGCTCAGGCGTGGATGCAGCATCACCGTTTCCGGCAGATAGGCGATGCGCGCGCGCGCCGCCAGCGGGTCGCGGTCCACGCGCAGGCCGGCGACCTCGACGTGGCCGGCATCCGGGCTCAGGAATCCGAGGATCAGGTTCAAGGTGGTGGTCTTGCCGGCGCCGTTCGGGCCGAGCAAGGCGTAGACCTCGCCCGGCCGCAGCGCGATCGACAGCCCCCGCAGCGCCTGGCGGTCGCCGAAATCCTTGCGTACTTCGTGCAGGCGCAGGGCCGGCACGGACGCGTCGACGCGATGGTTCTGCAGCAAAGTCATAGATTCACCCGCAGGCTGAGTTCGACACTGCGCGGCGCGGCCAGCAACAGTTGATCCGCGGCGCCGCCCGACCAGTCGGCGTACAGCGCGTCGCCGAGGTTGCGCCCGTGCAGGGCGACCTCGCCGAACGGCAGCCGGTAGGCGATCGACGCGTCCCAGACCGTGCGCGCGCCGACCCGGATGCGATTGGCGTTGTCGGTGTAGTAGCGGCCGACGTAGCGGGCGCCGGCGGCCAGGGTCACCGGCCGTTGCGCGAAGCGATAGCTCGCGCGCAGGTCGGCGATGCGCTCGGGCACGTTGGGCGGCACGTTGCCGGCACGGTCGGCGCCGCCGGCTTCGCGCAGCACGTCGAAGCGCGCGCGCAGTGCGGCCAGGCTGGCGTCCAGGCGCAGCCCGCGGGTCGGCATGGCCGCAGCGGTCAGTTCCACGCCGCGCGACGATTGGCGCCCGCCCTGCACCGACAGATTGGCGTTGAGCGGATCGCGGGTGACAATGTCGTCCTGTTCGATCCAGTAGCCGGCCAGGCCCCATTCGAAACGGCCCTGCCACAGCCGGCTTTTGATTCCGGCGTCGATCGCGCGGCCGTGGGTCAGGTCGAAGCGCGCGTTCGCCGCCGACAGCAAGGGCAGGCTGCCGACCGGCGCCACCGCGGCGCTGTATTGGGCGTAGAGCTGGGTGTCGGGCGCCAGGTCGAACACCGTGCCCAGGCGCCAGGACAGCGGCGAATAGTCGCGCCGAAACCCGGTACGTGCGCCGGTGTTGAGGTCGACGATGCTTCGCCGCAGTGCGATCCGGTCGTAGCGCAGGCCGCCGAGCAGCAGCCATCGAGGGCTGAGATTGAGCGCGTCTTCGGCGAACAGCGAGGCCACCCGGGTGGTCGAATCGAAATCGACCCGATTGCCGGCACCGGGGTAGTTCGCGGCCAGATCGGCGAAACCGGCGCTGCCGCGCGCGCGAGAGAACGGGTCCAGCGGCGAGGTCGTACCGAAGCGGCGCATGACGTCGAAGTCGCCGTCGCTGAGTTCCATCCCGAGCGTGGCGCGGTTGCGCCGTCCGCCGAGCATGCCGTCGCCGCGCAGGCTCAGGCGCTCGACCCAGTAGCGATGGTCGTGCTCGATGCGCGTGGTGCTGCGGTCCAGGCGTCCGCGCAGCGCGTCGTAGCGATAGGTTTCCGAATTCCACCAGCGCCGCCGCGCCTGATAGAGGCTGAACTCGTTGACCAGATGCAGGCCGTCGTCCAGTCGCCAATCGGCGCGCGTGCGCAACCAGTCGCTGCGTGCGTCCTGCAGCGCGTTGTCGACGTTGTGGTTGCGCCGGCGCAGGGCACGGTCGATCACCCGGCCGTCGGCGCTGCGCACCAGCCCGCCCGGATCGCGTGCCGCCGCGCGCGGCAACAGCGGCGTGCCCCAGTAGGCGCCGTCGTAGTCGTCCTGGTAGTGGTCCAGCGCCGCCTCGACGTCGAAGGCTTCATTCGGGCGCCAACGCCAGGACAGGCTGGCCGAACTGGAGTCGCTGGCGTTGTCGTCGACATAGCCGTCGCTGCGCCGGTGGCTGGCGACCGCGCGCAGTGCGGCGTTTTCGCCCAGCGGCAGATTCGCGTCCACGCCGATGCGGCGACTGCCGAAGCTGCCCCAGCCCAGTTGCGCCTGCAAGTCGCGTTCGCCCGGCCGCGCACGCTTGGGCACCAGGTTGATCGCACCGGCCAGCGCGCCCTCGCCGTACAGCACCGAGGCCGGCCCTTTGAGCACTTCGATGCGTTCGAAACTCCAGCTGTCGAAGTCGCGGGTCACCAGCGGCGCGGCGGTCTGGCGCGCGCCGTCGAACAGCAAAGCGATGGCGCCGCCGCTGAAACCGCGCATCGAGGCCGAGCCCGGCGCCGACGGCAGCGCCCCGGCCAGCACGCCCGGCGCCGCATTGAGCGCTTCGACGCTGCCGCGCAGGCCGCGCGACTGCAGCAGCTCCTGGTCCAGCACCTCGATCGCGGCCGGAGTTTCGCGCACGCTCAGGCCGAGTCGCGAAGCGGTCGCACTGGGTTGATCGCGGCCCGGGCTCAGCCCGACCCCGCCCTGGACGGTGACTTTGTCGAGCAGGGTCGGCGCGCCGCCGGCCGCCTCCTGCGCCGCCGCGGTCCCCGCCAGCGCCAAGCCGGCCGCCAAGACTCCCTGCCCCATGCGCGCCGTGCGGCGCCCCCGATCGCGTC is part of the Lysobacter firmicutimachus genome and encodes:
- a CDS encoding DUF3526 domain-containing protein — its product is MSALPTTAASDAAPVNFAHLLRWELRQLGRSRLLWTLLALLGAAMLWGAHNGAALHHAQDAAIERSRASDAAWAAQIRERARRYAEPAAERVPYWQDPTDIAGFSRYFLRVHADKPHLPLSPLAVGASDLLPSRLPVKLETPFGIEPAYDFENPRGLALGRFDLGFVLAQLLPITAILLVGLLATFERDHGMLRLIAAQRVSARVWLGARIAAIYLWLAPAVLALTAAALAAAGVEAGAAWRELAAAAVLLLAYVAFWVALGGVVAAAWPNAAGAIATLAALWALLAVGVPMLGSAAAERAWPAPSAVAYVDAQRRHNDAIAAQRDRIVAAQLRRNGRVDAAERAAGLDYATRLSFLAPELERRLAPLQRQRERARDGRERVSVVAGYLSPTLGLQEALARLAGTDAQRHRAFEAQVRVYQQRLRDWFYPRIQRRIGAASADGTYGRLNFAEYDDIPAWHGGERSGAQRAAMAWPFALWLWALSGIGIALAWRRLRDWPTEL
- a CDS encoding DUF3526 domain-containing protein, whose translation is MIAALTAYEGLLLRRDRRAWRALWCLAALVLIAFAVNLGQVIDANAAKREVAAAERARWLGQGEKDPHSAAHYSIFAFKPTPLLAALDPGVEPFVGQTVWLEAHVQNDLLYRPQGEASALQRAGLTSPAGLLIGLAPLIAFLLAFTAVAMDRERGTLRLALGAALRPRTIVIAKGLAIWSILSLVLVVPVTLAATVALWVVVGWDADALLRLALWATAMSAYLGLLSALGVAASLLAGSVRGALALLFGLWILLALALPRWASSAVEQARPLPATQSVKQQLQDEAPAYWTAEQAQQRRAELLARYGADRAEALPVNLRGAELDLSERHSHAAFDRVLGNFYDRVEAQDQAFAAVGLLSPSAAMQTLSPWLAGSDFHHHRRFVDGAEHYRRELVNRMNREVMRQPNGDSAKPGGDARLWAQIPEFVHRSPSLIQAGGAAGWALWALAVWVALACWALARAARRLRP
- a CDS encoding ABC transporter ATP-binding protein — translated: MTLLQNHRVDASVPALRLHEVRKDFGDRQALRGLSIALRPGEVYALLGPNGAGKTTTLNLILGFLSPDAGHVEVAGLRVDRDPLAARARIAYLPETVMLHPRLSAIENLSYFALLGGRRLDPAQARALLADAGLQSEAHERPAAGFSKGMRQKVGLAIALAKNAQLLLLDEPTSGLDASAANDLSLGVRAAVRRGLAVLMATHDLYRVKDVADRLGILRGGRLLTERATAELSPAQIEALYLHALASAEPEFGA
- a CDS encoding TonB-dependent siderophore receptor: MAGRRDRGRRTARMGQGVLAAGLALAGTAAAQEAAGGAPTLLDKVTVQGGVGLSPGRDQPSATASRLGLSVRETPAAIEVLDQELLQSRGLRGSVEALNAAPGVLAGALPSAPGSASMRGFSGGAIALLFDGARQTAAPLVTRDFDSWSFERIEVLKGPASVLYGEGALAGAINLVPKRARPGERDLQAQLGWGSFGSRRIGVDANLPLGENAALRAVASHRRSDGYVDDNASDSSSASLSWRWRPNEAFDVEAALDHYQDDYDGAYWGTPLLPRAAARDPGGLVRSADGRVIDRALRRRNHNVDNALQDARSDWLRTRADWRLDDGLHLVNEFSLYQARRRWWNSETYRYDALRGRLDRSTTRIEHDHRYWVERLSLRGDGMLGGRRNRATLGMELSDGDFDVMRRFGTTSPLDPFSRARGSAGFADLAANYPGAGNRVDFDSTTRVASLFAEDALNLSPRWLLLGGLRYDRIALRRSIVDLNTGARTGFRRDYSPLSWRLGTVFDLAPDTQLYAQYSAAVAPVGSLPLLSAANARFDLTHGRAIDAGIKSRLWQGRFEWGLAGYWIEQDDIVTRDPLNANLSVQGGRQSSRGVELTAAAMPTRGLRLDASLAALRARFDVLREAGGADRAGNVPPNVPERIADLRASYRFAQRPVTLAAGARYVGRYYTDNANRIRVGARTVWDASIAYRLPFGEVALHGRNLGDALYADWSGGAADQLLLAAPRSVELSLRVNL